The following proteins are co-located in the Methanobacterium formicicum DSM 3637 genome:
- a CDS encoding FtsX-like permease family protein translates to MDLYKLALNNIRRRKLRSALTMLGIIIGAAMLMVLLGLTAGTTTAIKDETNAYMYDIAISPESTSGNYLMDSQTISKVEKLSNLHDFREVTAFSEDMNNTKLFFEGVNNWKDAKIINGTQGVVVNQEAVAKLGYGIGSKITVKGKELTVTGISKEAQAPYVYIDQTTARQMAGDQVAVIYASTDGDPKTVADQVKKQVNGVSVETKSDKVKEIQEMTDQALLFMGFIASIALLVGIISVINTMLISVMERTRELGVLKAIGFTNWEIKGSILFESGLLGFFGGVIGVILGIIGIYGVANALKLADYIPGMMPIWLILGVIAGATILSVLAGLYPATKASKLQVVEALRND, encoded by the coding sequence ATGGATCTCTATAAATTGGCATTAAACAACATTAGAAGAAGAAAACTCAGAAGTGCCCTGACCATGCTGGGGATAATAATCGGTGCCGCAATGCTCATGGTGCTTTTAGGGCTAACTGCCGGGACAACCACGGCTATTAAAGATGAAACAAATGCTTACATGTATGATATAGCAATTTCTCCAGAATCTACCTCTGGAAATTATTTAATGGATAGTCAAACCATATCCAAGGTAGAGAAACTGTCAAATCTTCACGATTTCCGTGAGGTAACTGCTTTCTCGGAGGATATGAATAACACCAAACTGTTTTTCGAGGGAGTCAATAACTGGAAGGATGCTAAAATAATAAACGGAACGCAAGGTGTTGTGGTTAACCAGGAAGCGGTTGCAAAGTTAGGTTACGGTATTGGAAGTAAAATAACAGTCAAAGGCAAGGAATTAACTGTGACTGGAATATCTAAAGAAGCACAGGCTCCTTACGTTTATATAGACCAGACAACAGCCAGGCAAATGGCTGGTGATCAGGTAGCTGTTATCTATGCCAGTACTGACGGGGACCCAAAAACCGTTGCTGATCAGGTTAAAAAACAGGTAAATGGGGTTTCAGTGGAAACCAAATCTGATAAGGTGAAGGAAATCCAGGAAATGACTGATCAAGCTCTCTTATTCATGGGATTCATAGCCAGTATTGCCCTGTTGGTGGGAATCATAAGTGTGATCAATACCATGCTAATCAGTGTCATGGAACGAACCAGGGAACTGGGAGTATTAAAAGCCATTGGTTTTACTAACTGGGAAATAAAAGGAAGCATACTGTTTGAATCAGGCCTTTTAGGATTTTTCGGAGGAGTTATCGGTGTAATCCTGGGAATTATTGGAATATACGGGGTTGCCAATGCACTGAAGCTAGCAGACTATATTCCTGGAATGATGCCCATATGGTTAATTTTAGGGGTTATTGCTGGTGCTACCATTTTAAGCGTACTAGCAGGACTTTACCCTGCCACTAAAGCTTCAAAATTACAGGTTGTGGAGGCGTTAAGGAATGACTAA
- a CDS encoding HAAS signaling domain-containing protein gives MNKKEYLDQLSKLLRTLPKEDREDIISDYQEHFAIGLEKGRTEEEISRALGNPKNVAKQIKADNLVKKAQDKPSIGSIIGAILATMGLGLFNLIFVAIPVLVVAVIILILFVAGIIIIFTGIYWVLVPFLHLIIPQLAIPTFINSPGNGILNILVVVLSGIGLTAGGIILVVLMAYITKWFYELMIKYLKLNLRIIKGRERDF, from the coding sequence ATGAATAAGAAAGAATATCTTGACCAGCTCAGCAAACTTCTGAGAACACTTCCAAAGGAGGACAGAGAAGATATTATCTCAGATTACCAGGAACACTTTGCCATTGGTTTGGAGAAAGGTAGAACTGAAGAAGAAATTTCAAGGGCACTTGGAAACCCTAAAAACGTTGCTAAACAGATTAAAGCAGACAATTTGGTTAAAAAAGCTCAAGATAAACCCTCAATTGGTAGTATAATTGGGGCGATATTGGCAACAATGGGATTAGGTCTTTTTAATCTGATATTTGTGGCAATCCCAGTCCTGGTGGTTGCAGTAATTATTTTGATCTTATTTGTGGCTGGAATTATCATTATCTTCACAGGGATATATTGGGTTTTAGTGCCCTTTTTACATCTTATTATTCCTCAATTAGCTATCCCTACCTTTATCAATTCGCCAGGTAATGGAATTTTGAATATTCTGGTGGTAGTGTTAAGTGGAATCGGCCTGACAGCTGGAGGAATTATTTTAGTAGTGTTAATGGCGTACATTACTAAATGGTTCTATGAATTAATGATCAAATACCTAAAACTGAATTTAAGAATTATTAAAGGACGGGAAAGGGATTTTTAA
- a CDS encoding DUF6506 family protein: MSTKAAFIFIAPGNDPEQHRAVIDSPVIELSVVGVKNYDEAEKVALDLVSEGITAIELCAGFGSEGTARIARAVKGKAVVGVVRFDLHPAFDHKSGDELF, encoded by the coding sequence ATGTCAACTAAAGCCGCATTCATATTCATTGCACCAGGAAACGATCCCGAACAGCATCGCGCAGTAATTGATTCACCGGTGATTGAACTTTCAGTGGTGGGTGTGAAAAACTATGATGAAGCAGAAAAGGTTGCCCTGGACCTTGTTTCAGAAGGCATAACAGCCATAGAACTGTGTGCCGGGTTCGGAAGTGAAGGAACAGCCCGAATTGCCAGAGCCGTGAAGGGAAAAGCAGTTGTAGGGGTGGTACGTTTTGATTTGCACCCTGCCTTCGACCATAAAAGTGGAGATGAACTTTTTTAA
- a CDS encoding NAD(P)H-dependent oxidoreductase, whose amino-acid sequence MEIGIIVYSQTEHTYLVAEKLQEKLIELGNRVKIENVIPEGEVHPGKKDITFEIRPNIDAYDALIFGSPVHAFNLAPAMKAYLEQIPSLQDKKVACYVTKGLPFHRTGGNQAISQMKKLCQSKGGTVMGTGIIVWRGSRSKEINELVKQFSLLLS is encoded by the coding sequence ATGGAAATCGGAATTATTGTATACTCCCAAACTGAACATACCTATCTAGTGGCGGAAAAACTTCAGGAGAAGCTAATTGAGCTTGGAAACAGGGTTAAAATTGAGAATGTAATACCTGAAGGTGAAGTACACCCTGGAAAAAAGGATATCACCTTTGAAATTCGTCCCAATATTGATGCATATGATGCCTTGATATTCGGTTCTCCAGTTCATGCCTTTAACCTTGCCCCGGCAATGAAAGCATATCTGGAACAGATACCATCACTTCAGGATAAAAAGGTAGCCTGCTATGTGACTAAGGGATTACCATTTCACCGGACCGGTGGGAACCAGGCCATATCCCAGATGAAAAAGCTCTGCCAGTCTAAAGGTGGAACAGTCATGGGAACCGGGATCATAGTTTGGAGGGGTAGTCGCTCAAAAGAGATTAATGAACTTGTCAAACAGTTTAGTTTGTTACTTTCTTAA
- a CDS encoding ABC transporter ATP-binding protein, with translation MTNHILEFKDVWKTYHMGDSDVNALAGLNLTLEEGSFTAVMGPSGSGKSTFLHVAGILDTPSKGLFRINGRQTSELSVKEQAILRRNEIGFIFQRFNLLSQLSALENVTLPMINEDSEKAKMILDKMGLHDKYHKFPNQLSGGEQQRVAIARALINDPSIILADEPTGELDTANANSIMQVLQDLNRNDGVSIVIVTHNQASADFADEIIHMQDGKMVKVDRK, from the coding sequence ATGACTAATCATATACTTGAATTTAAAGATGTTTGGAAAACCTATCACATGGGTGATTCGGATGTGAATGCCCTTGCAGGTTTAAACCTGACTCTGGAAGAAGGTTCATTCACTGCAGTCATGGGTCCCTCTGGGTCTGGTAAATCCACATTCCTGCACGTGGCAGGGATACTGGATACTCCTTCTAAAGGTTTATTTCGGATAAACGGAAGGCAAACCAGCGAATTATCAGTCAAAGAACAGGCAATTCTTAGGAGAAATGAGATTGGATTCATATTCCAGAGATTCAATCTCTTGTCTCAGCTTTCTGCCCTGGAAAATGTCACGTTACCCATGATCAATGAGGATTCTGAAAAAGCAAAAATGATCCTGGATAAAATGGGATTGCATGATAAGTACCATAAATTCCCCAACCAGCTTTCCGGTGGAGAACAGCAGCGAGTAGCAATAGCCAGAGCTCTTATAAACGATCCATCGATAATTCTGGCTGATGAACCAACTGGAGAACTTGATACTGCCAATGCCAATTCCATAATGCAGGTATTACAGGATCTAAACCGTAATGATGGGGTGAGCATTGTAATCGTAACTCACAACCAGGCATCTGCTGATTTTGCTGATGAAATAATCCATATGCAGGATGGTAAAATGGTTAAAGTAGATAGAAAATAG
- a CDS encoding winged helix-turn-helix domain-containing protein, producing the protein MRKFLWELLAGTKGGLNRARIIDELRNRPYNANQLAERLSLNYKTIKYHIEVLDKNGIVTSTGNGYGTLYFLSDKMEENFDIFLEIWEQFSGSRANVYHMVDNVPAGVVHH; encoded by the coding sequence ATGAGAAAATTTCTTTGGGAGTTACTGGCTGGTACTAAGGGTGGATTGAACCGTGCTAGGATCATAGATGAGTTAAGAAACAGGCCTTATAATGCAAATCAGCTCGCTGAAAGGCTTTCTCTTAACTACAAAACCATAAAGTACCATATTGAAGTTTTAGATAAAAATGGGATAGTGACTTCCACCGGTAACGGGTACGGCACATTATATTTCCTTTCAGATAAAATGGAAGAAAATTTCGACATTTTTTTGGAAATATGGGAACAATTTAGCGGATCTCGTGCTAATGTTTATCACATGGTTGATAATGTTCCAGCAGGAGTAGTTCATCACTGA
- a CDS encoding PadR family transcriptional regulator: protein MNTQFKKGVLELCVLVLLDRKDCYGYEMVDEISKNISISEGTIYPLLKRLKKEKFVISYLKESQDGPPRKYYRLTELGKGKKEKLVEEWKNFSIGVNNLLNFEIKNNSGAIKDE from the coding sequence ATGAACACTCAATTTAAAAAAGGAGTACTGGAACTGTGTGTCCTGGTTCTCCTTGACAGAAAAGACTGTTACGGTTACGAGATGGTGGATGAAATCTCGAAGAACATATCCATTTCCGAAGGAACCATCTATCCTCTTCTTAAAAGGTTAAAAAAGGAGAAGTTTGTGATTTCATACTTAAAAGAATCCCAAGATGGTCCGCCTAGAAAATATTACCGGTTAACTGAATTGGGAAAAGGAAAAAAGGAAAAATTAGTTGAAGAATGGAAAAACTTCTCTATAGGTGTAAATAATTTATTGAATTTTGAAATTAAGAATAATTCGGGGGCTATTAAGGATGAATAA
- a CDS encoding pyruvate kinase alpha/beta domain-containing protein: protein MKVFKRPGPVNTDEVIEILKNASSEYETVVVASVTGSSAVKIAKTLKDKKIVCVTCPQGMYWEVEEMDKDLFAEIPELSKARDEWVKKGLKKVPMNITSENRVQLDRLNVEIVRGTIPLFGPTFSMRLHLQRPSSLDVMAKTLELISPGTLVSMEAVLMATDAGVIREDELVLACAGTEMGLDTLWVLKSCASANLFHPSKGFRFVELLAKPGVASNPDINIEYLR, encoded by the coding sequence ATGAAAGTTTTCAAACGACCGGGTCCAGTAAACACTGATGAAGTGATAGAAATCCTTAAAAATGCATCATCTGAATACGAAACAGTGGTGGTTGCATCGGTCACTGGGAGTAGTGCAGTTAAGATTGCAAAAACCCTGAAAGATAAGAAGATAGTCTGTGTCACCTGTCCTCAGGGCATGTACTGGGAAGTGGAGGAGATGGATAAGGATCTCTTCGCTGAAATACCAGAACTCAGTAAAGCGCGTGATGAATGGGTTAAGAAAGGTTTAAAAAAGGTGCCTATGAACATAACATCCGAAAATCGGGTTCAACTGGATCGATTGAATGTTGAAATTGTTCGTGGGACCATACCCCTTTTTGGACCAACTTTTTCCATGCGCCTGCATTTGCAAAGACCCAGTTCCCTGGATGTAATGGCCAAAACACTGGAACTAATATCTCCCGGTACACTGGTATCAATGGAAGCTGTTTTGATGGCAACTGATGCAGGGGTGATTAGGGAAGATGAACTGGTACTGGCCTGTGCTGGGACAGAAATGGGTTTGGATACTTTATGGGTTCTTAAAAGCTGCGCATCAGCTAATCTCTTCCACCCTTCAAAGGGCTTCAGATTTGTGGAGCTATTGGCAAAACCGGGTGTTGCCTCAAATCCAGATATAAACATAGAATATCTGAGATAA
- a CDS encoding MFS transporter has product MSNTVSKGGNSPLNPSEGKKGRGIDYKWIALSNVLIASMMGTINGSITLISLPAIFNGIHIDPLTSFQYLLWILMGYGLVTATLLLSFGRLSDMYGRVRLFKLGFLVFTIGSILLYLTPSTGDAGAMEIIIFRIVQAVGSALTMANSSAILTDAFPVSERGKALGINMVALMSGQFIGLLLGGILAVFDWRYIFLVSVPFGILGTVWSTLKLKELSLRAPKTKLDIWGNVTFVSGITLLLLGVTYGLMPYGSDAMGWNNPWVIASMVVGFLLLVLFPVVESKVENPMFRLDLFRIKMFTYANVAGFLSALSRGGMMFMLILLLQGIWLPLHGYSYESTPFWAGVYMLPLTIGVIIMGPISGILSDKYGPRWIATIGMVMNTIGFIILASLPANFNYWELGLTLFFMGLGSGMFGSPNSASIMNSVPPQERGVASGMLTTIMNTAFTASMAIFFTIVIVGITQRFPDAMASSLAGIGAAQLTPILSNIPPTGALFSAFLGYNPVETILSSVPSAVVSQIPPATLTTLTGTTWFPSTLSEAFMPSLQISFYIGAVFCGLSALLSALRGKKYIHEMEVIKISPDDDG; this is encoded by the coding sequence ATGAGTAATACTGTTTCTAAAGGGGGCAATTCGCCTCTCAACCCGTCAGAAGGTAAAAAAGGGCGTGGAATTGATTATAAATGGATAGCTCTATCTAATGTGCTAATCGCATCCATGATGGGAACTATCAATGGTAGTATAACCTTGATTTCCCTTCCCGCTATCTTCAACGGCATTCACATTGACCCTTTAACGTCTTTCCAGTACCTGCTGTGGATACTGATGGGATACGGTCTGGTAACTGCAACCCTGCTTTTAAGTTTCGGACGTCTGTCGGATATGTACGGTAGAGTCAGGTTATTTAAGCTGGGATTCTTGGTATTTACCATAGGGTCCATCCTGCTTTACCTCACTCCATCCACGGGTGATGCAGGGGCCATGGAGATCATCATCTTCAGAATAGTTCAGGCAGTGGGTAGTGCCCTCACCATGGCCAATAGTTCTGCAATACTCACCGATGCATTCCCGGTAAGTGAAAGAGGAAAGGCTCTGGGTATCAACATGGTGGCACTCATGTCTGGCCAATTTATAGGGCTTTTACTGGGTGGAATATTAGCTGTCTTTGATTGGAGATACATATTCCTGGTAAGTGTACCATTCGGTATTCTTGGAACAGTTTGGTCCACTTTAAAGCTCAAAGAACTATCATTACGTGCTCCTAAGACCAAACTCGATATCTGGGGAAACGTAACTTTCGTCTCCGGTATAACCCTCCTACTTCTAGGAGTAACTTACGGTCTCATGCCCTACGGTAGCGATGCCATGGGATGGAACAATCCATGGGTAATTGCATCAATGGTAGTTGGATTCCTCCTCCTTGTACTGTTCCCAGTGGTGGAAAGTAAGGTGGAAAATCCCATGTTCCGGCTGGACCTATTCAGGATAAAAATGTTTACCTACGCTAATGTTGCAGGTTTCCTCAGTGCGCTCAGCAGGGGAGGGATGATGTTCATGCTCATACTTCTCCTACAGGGAATATGGCTCCCATTACATGGATACAGCTATGAATCCACACCGTTCTGGGCAGGAGTTTACATGCTACCCCTTACTATTGGGGTGATTATAATGGGACCCATATCTGGAATACTCTCGGATAAATATGGGCCCCGCTGGATTGCCACTATAGGGATGGTAATGAACACGATAGGATTCATTATACTGGCATCACTACCTGCCAATTTCAACTACTGGGAATTGGGTTTAACCCTGTTCTTTATGGGATTGGGAAGTGGAATGTTCGGTTCACCAAACAGTGCTTCCATAATGAATTCAGTACCTCCACAGGAAAGGGGTGTGGCTTCAGGAATGTTAACCACTATAATGAACACCGCATTCACCGCGAGTATGGCCATTTTCTTCACCATAGTAATTGTGGGAATCACTCAACGCTTCCCTGATGCTATGGCATCCTCTCTTGCAGGTATAGGTGCAGCACAATTGACCCCAATCCTCAGTAACATACCACCAACAGGGGCATTATTCTCGGCCTTTTTAGGTTACAACCCGGTCGAAACCATCTTAAGCAGTGTTCCATCAGCAGTGGTTAGTCAGATACCCCCTGCAACATTAACCACACTAACTGGAACCACCTGGTTCCCATCAACACTGTCTGAAGCTTTCATGCCTTCTCTTCAGATTTCATTCTACATTGGAGCAGTATTTTGTGGCCTATCCGCCCTATTATCTGCCCTACGTGGGAAGAAATACATCCATGAGATGGAGGTAATCAAAATCAGTCCCGATGATGATGGTTGA
- a CDS encoding DUF4332 domain-containing protein, whose translation MVENYHIDLKKFPLEKFKGEIWDSNPLPSRKMLKDHLDERFKILKENKVDNLQDLASLLKNPKKAREFAEKSGLPEDYLLILRREVNSYTPNPVNLDKFPGVEEGTLIELKSAGIKNSLHLFKRVKTLDDREKLANELGIDEGDLLELTKLTDLVRIKWVGPVFARIFLDSETDTSQKVSEADAKTFYQKLVDINSKKHYTKSKFTLSNVELCVKIAGMVPKVIEY comes from the coding sequence ATGGTTGAAAATTACCATATTGATCTTAAAAAATTTCCTTTGGAGAAATTTAAAGGAGAAATCTGGGATTCAAACCCGTTACCAAGTAGGAAGATGCTAAAAGACCATCTTGATGAGAGATTCAAAATTTTAAAGGAGAATAAAGTTGATAATCTCCAGGATCTTGCTAGTTTATTGAAAAATCCTAAAAAAGCCAGGGAATTTGCTGAAAAATCAGGTTTACCTGAAGATTATCTCCTGATTTTAAGAAGAGAAGTTAACAGTTACACTCCAAATCCAGTTAATCTCGATAAATTTCCCGGTGTTGAAGAAGGAACTCTCATTGAATTGAAGAGTGCCGGAATTAAAAACAGTCTTCATCTTTTTAAACGGGTAAAAACATTAGATGATCGGGAAAAGTTAGCTAACGAGCTTGGAATAGATGAGGGCGATCTTCTTGAATTAACAAAATTAACCGACCTGGTGAGGATTAAATGGGTGGGACCTGTTTTTGCAAGGATTTTCCTGGATTCTGAAACTGATACTTCACAGAAAGTTTCAGAAGCTGATGCAAAAACATTTTATCAAAAACTGGTTGATATTAACAGCAAAAAACATTACACTAAAAGTAAGTTCACATTAAGTAACGTTGAACTGTGTGTCAAGATTGCAGGTATGGTTCCTAAAGTAATAGAATACTAG
- a CDS encoding GNAT family N-acetyltransferase — protein sequence MIKTKRLLIRPLTGDELKKHIDSPQEFAKCIGLVPSQTLMDKNTQEAILNDLLPNIEDSNKDPLFYTMWIVIEKSERAIVGGICFHGEPDVNGEVEIGYGTDYGYRNKGIMTETIAGLIHWLKTDDKVKVIRAETEADNNSSIRVLEKNNFKIFQRKDDSVILKLKLQ from the coding sequence ATGATTAAAACTAAACGATTATTAATAAGGCCATTGACTGGTGATGAATTAAAAAAACACATTGATTCGCCCCAGGAATTTGCTAAATGCATTGGTTTGGTACCTTCACAAACATTGATGGATAAAAATACCCAAGAAGCAATATTAAATGATCTGCTGCCTAACATAGAAGATTCAAATAAAGATCCTTTGTTTTATACCATGTGGATAGTTATAGAGAAAAGTGAACGGGCAATTGTTGGGGGTATATGTTTTCATGGTGAACCCGATGTAAATGGGGAAGTTGAAATCGGATATGGAACAGACTACGGGTATAGAAACAAAGGTATAATGACGGAAACCATAGCTGGATTGATTCATTGGCTTAAAACAGATGATAAAGTTAAAGTAATCCGGGCCGAAACTGAAGCGGATAATAATTCATCAATTAGAGTATTGGAGAAGAATAATTTCAAGATATTTCAACGTAAGGATGACTCAGTAATCCTGAAATTAAAATTGCAATAG
- a CDS encoding aldo/keto reductase, translating into MLYRNFGKTGQEVSILGFGCMRLPILEGNPEKINEPLATQMLHYAIDSGVNYVDTAYPYHGATATQGGMSEILVGNALKDSYRDQVYLSTKLPSWLIQKKEDMDYYLNEQLRRLQTDRIDFYLLHGLGHSTWENLKELEVFQFLDSAIDDGRIGYAGFSFHDELKLYKEIVDAYPWSFSQIQYNYMDQNFQAGRPGLKYAASRGMGMVIMEPLRGGCLAKNIPTDIQAIWNRAPVKRTPAEWALRFLWDQSEVNVVLSGMSTMEQVKENLLIAEEGLAHSLTDHERDLIQEVREAYQEGTHVSCTACNYCMPCPEGVDIPLNLNLLNDVYLYQNMEKPSGNYKFLKAKRGSASFCTECGECEEKCTQNIDIRRYLQETAETFE; encoded by the coding sequence ATGTTATACCGAAACTTTGGAAAAACCGGCCAGGAAGTTTCAATACTTGGCTTTGGTTGTATGCGCCTTCCCATACTGGAGGGCAACCCTGAAAAAATAAACGAACCACTGGCAACCCAGATGCTTCATTACGCCATAGACTCGGGTGTGAACTACGTGGACACTGCCTATCCCTACCATGGTGCCACTGCCACCCAGGGAGGTATGAGTGAGATCCTAGTTGGAAATGCCCTGAAAGATAGTTACCGGGATCAAGTTTATTTATCCACCAAATTACCAAGCTGGCTCATCCAGAAAAAGGAAGATATGGATTATTATTTAAATGAACAGCTCCGGAGACTTCAAACCGACAGAATTGATTTTTATCTCCTGCACGGTCTCGGCCACAGTACCTGGGAAAACCTTAAAGAACTGGAGGTTTTTCAGTTCCTGGACTCTGCCATAGATGATGGTAGGATCGGATACGCTGGCTTTTCATTCCACGATGAACTTAAACTTTACAAGGAAATTGTGGACGCATACCCCTGGAGTTTTTCCCAGATACAATACAACTACATGGATCAGAACTTCCAGGCTGGAAGACCCGGACTGAAATACGCAGCATCCAGGGGCATGGGAATGGTGATCATGGAACCATTAAGGGGTGGTTGCCTGGCAAAAAACATTCCCACTGATATTCAGGCCATATGGAACAGGGCACCGGTTAAAAGAACACCCGCAGAATGGGCATTACGGTTCCTCTGGGACCAAAGCGAAGTCAATGTGGTTTTAAGTGGTATGAGTACCATGGAACAGGTTAAGGAGAATCTATTAATTGCAGAGGAAGGCCTTGCCCATAGTTTAACTGATCATGAGAGGGATCTGATCCAGGAAGTTCGAGAGGCATATCAAGAAGGGACACACGTTAGTTGCACTGCCTGTAATTACTGCATGCCCTGTCCAGAGGGTGTGGACATTCCCCTGAATTTGAACCTGTTAAATGATGTTTATCTATACCAGAATATGGAAAAACCTTCTGGAAATTACAAATTCCTGAAAGCTAAAAGGGGCAGTGCATCATTCTGCACAGAATGTGGTGAATGTGAAGAAAAATGCACCCAGAACATAGATATACGCAGGTATCTCCAGGAGACCGCGGAAACATTTGAATAA
- a CDS encoding DUF1697 domain-containing protein: protein MNTICYAAFLRGINVSGKTRIKMVDLKDAFESMGFKNVRTLLASGNVVFDSEDESEKILTEKIESGLKNVFNRDIAVILRSIDHLKKLQSLKPFEGIEVTPDIRMYVTFFSKKAQPHTITVPYTSPQKAFTILNETSMEVFSTVDISKGRGTPELMNFLEKEYGSNLTTRSWGTVLKILK from the coding sequence ATGAACACCATTTGCTATGCTGCTTTTTTAAGGGGGATCAATGTTAGTGGGAAAACCCGCATTAAAATGGTAGATCTAAAGGATGCTTTTGAATCAATGGGATTTAAAAACGTTCGAACATTACTTGCCAGTGGAAATGTAGTTTTTGACTCTGAAGATGAGAGTGAAAAAATTTTAACCGAGAAAATAGAATCGGGTTTGAAAAATGTGTTTAATAGGGACATTGCAGTGATATTACGGAGTATTGACCATCTAAAGAAGCTTCAGTCATTAAAACCCTTCGAAGGAATTGAAGTGACTCCAGATATTCGGATGTATGTGACGTTTTTTTCCAAAAAAGCACAACCACACACAATTACAGTTCCCTATACTTCTCCTCAGAAGGCTTTCACTATCCTTAATGAAACTTCAATGGAAGTTTTCAGCACTGTAGACATTTCTAAGGGGAGAGGGACACCGGAATTAATGAATTTTCTCGAAAAAGAGTATGGATCGAATTTAACTACCCGGAGCTGGGGCACGGTCCTGAAAATCCTAAAATAA
- a CDS encoding GYD domain-containing protein, with the protein MQKYVLLGNWTDRARETFLEIPERVKLTKNIIGELKGSIDFFFTMGEYDFVAIIDMPDEESMVKYLFKAYEARYITIKTLRAWTDNEFAEMVTEI; encoded by the coding sequence ATGCAAAAATATGTTCTTTTAGGAAATTGGACAGATAGAGCACGTGAAACTTTTTTAGAAATCCCAGAAAGAGTTAAATTAACAAAAAATATAATAGGAGAACTTAAGGGGAGTATAGACTTTTTCTTTACCATGGGGGAATATGATTTTGTTGCCATCATTGACATGCCTGATGAGGAAAGCATGGTAAAATATCTCTTTAAAGCTTATGAAGCACGATATATAACCATTAAAACCCTCAGGGCATGGACTGATAATGAATTTGCCGAGATGGTTACTGAAATTTAA
- a CDS encoding MarR family winged helix-turn-helix transcriptional regulator yields MGKCKKIREDDLNDIPLGLFASIIHRARMMYLNNQLKTLNVTSSQFIYLIKLYRKGGQTQEDLANHLFVDKGTVARAVKKLEDNGLICRRIDPDNRRRYLLYLTEDGTALMPDIISIIKSWEDSINEDFSKEEKERIREILKKLTIKSLNKLYDTEENLNE; encoded by the coding sequence ATGGGTAAATGTAAGAAAATACGTGAAGATGACCTTAATGATATCCCATTGGGCCTTTTTGCCTCTATAATCCACAGAGCTCGGATGATGTATCTAAACAACCAACTGAAAACATTGAACGTCACTTCCAGCCAGTTCATTTATTTGATCAAGCTTTACAGGAAGGGAGGTCAGACACAGGAAGATCTGGCCAATCATCTTTTTGTGGACAAGGGAACAGTGGCCCGTGCAGTTAAGAAACTGGAGGATAATGGACTCATATGCCGGCGAATCGATCCAGACAATCGCCGAAGGTACCTTCTTTACTTAACAGAAGATGGAACGGCCTTAATGCCGGATATTATTAGTATAATTAAATCTTGGGAAGATTCAATCAATGAAGACTTTTCTAAAGAAGAAAAAGAACGAATTAGGGAGATTCTAAAGAAATTAACCATTAAAAGTTTGAACAAGCTATATGATACGGAGGAAAACCTGAATGAGTAA